From a single Nicotiana tomentosiformis chromosome 2, ASM39032v3, whole genome shotgun sequence genomic region:
- the LOC104086083 gene encoding uncharacterized protein isoform X1: MSRPQVTITLGRSGQKVVKRSSASQGTGFGQQRLSGGKRSLGETYKTDSEDPSLSLRKRVREYGGAGNRAGNSGYGGPNDVRVGQNDLRLKLIRRTRQKEIILEIEKRKKEQHKMMAENVRSAEQSHRKLVTVGQRSSGASELHQMEAMRSSYASQTYGGVRPRSPNRLAKDSREISPPSNITAAQHVLSIRPAETSRAVGMLRADLLNPSPLKGLTPMTMRSTLDAGKSMLGLSSANGSMLQSSYPDQPPVTVVSLLNSLGLGKYAIHFQAEEIDMAALKQMGDCDLKELGIPMGPRKKILLAMLPQNKRAMMQVVGR; the protein is encoded by the exons ATGTCAAGGCCTCAGGTTACTATCACATTGGGCCGCTCTGGTCAA AAGGTGGTGAAGCGATCGTCAGCTTCTCAGGGAACTGGTTTTGGTCAACAAAGATTGTCAGGAGGCAAAAGATCACTAGGAGAGACCTATAAGACTGACTCTGAGGATCCTTCTCTATCACTTCGCAAACG TGTGCGGGAGTATGGAGGTGCAGGGAATCGTGCAGGGAATTCCGGATATGGTGGCCCTAATG ATGTAAGGGTGGGGCAAAATGACCTCCGACTGAAACTAATACGCAGAACAAGGCAAAAGGAAATTattctggaaattgaaaaaagaaaaaaagagcagCATAAGATGATGGCAGAAAATGTTCGATCGGCAGAACAGTCTCATAGGAAGCTTGTCACTGTAGGCCAACGATCATCTGGAGCTAGTGAGTTGCACCAGATGGAGGCAATGAGATCCTCCTATGCATCACAGACTTATGGTGGTGTAAGACCAAGATCCCCAAATAGACTTGCAAAAGATTCTAGAGAGATCTCGCCACCAAGCAATATCACTGCAGCTCAGCATGTACTATCAATAAGGCCAGCTGAAACCTCAAGAGCAGTTGGTATGTTGAGAGCTGACCTCTTGAACCCTTCCCCATTAAAAGGTCTTACCCCTATGACCATGAGGTCCACACTAGATGCCGGGAAATCGATGCTAGGTCTTTCTTCTGCAAATGGAAGCATGCTACAAAGCTCATATCCT GATCAACCGCCCGTGACCGTGGTCAGTCTATTAAATTCCCTGGGTTTGGGAAAGTATGCTATCCACTTTCAAGCTGAGGAG ATAGACATGGCAGCATTGAAGCAAATGGGGGACTGTGACCTGAAGGAGTTGGGGATACCTATG GGACCGAGGAAGAAGATTCTCCTAGCTATGCTTCCCCAAAATAAAAGAGCAATGATGCAGGTGGTAGGAAGGTAG
- the LOC104086083 gene encoding uncharacterized protein isoform X2, producing MSRPQVTITLGRSGQVVKRSSASQGTGFGQQRLSGGKRSLGETYKTDSEDPSLSLRKRVREYGGAGNRAGNSGYGGPNDVRVGQNDLRLKLIRRTRQKEIILEIEKRKKEQHKMMAENVRSAEQSHRKLVTVGQRSSGASELHQMEAMRSSYASQTYGGVRPRSPNRLAKDSREISPPSNITAAQHVLSIRPAETSRAVGMLRADLLNPSPLKGLTPMTMRSTLDAGKSMLGLSSANGSMLQSSYPDQPPVTVVSLLNSLGLGKYAIHFQAEEIDMAALKQMGDCDLKELGIPMGPRKKILLAMLPQNKRAMMQVVGR from the exons ATGTCAAGGCCTCAGGTTACTATCACATTGGGCCGCTCTGGTCAA GTGGTGAAGCGATCGTCAGCTTCTCAGGGAACTGGTTTTGGTCAACAAAGATTGTCAGGAGGCAAAAGATCACTAGGAGAGACCTATAAGACTGACTCTGAGGATCCTTCTCTATCACTTCGCAAACG TGTGCGGGAGTATGGAGGTGCAGGGAATCGTGCAGGGAATTCCGGATATGGTGGCCCTAATG ATGTAAGGGTGGGGCAAAATGACCTCCGACTGAAACTAATACGCAGAACAAGGCAAAAGGAAATTattctggaaattgaaaaaagaaaaaaagagcagCATAAGATGATGGCAGAAAATGTTCGATCGGCAGAACAGTCTCATAGGAAGCTTGTCACTGTAGGCCAACGATCATCTGGAGCTAGTGAGTTGCACCAGATGGAGGCAATGAGATCCTCCTATGCATCACAGACTTATGGTGGTGTAAGACCAAGATCCCCAAATAGACTTGCAAAAGATTCTAGAGAGATCTCGCCACCAAGCAATATCACTGCAGCTCAGCATGTACTATCAATAAGGCCAGCTGAAACCTCAAGAGCAGTTGGTATGTTGAGAGCTGACCTCTTGAACCCTTCCCCATTAAAAGGTCTTACCCCTATGACCATGAGGTCCACACTAGATGCCGGGAAATCGATGCTAGGTCTTTCTTCTGCAAATGGAAGCATGCTACAAAGCTCATATCCT GATCAACCGCCCGTGACCGTGGTCAGTCTATTAAATTCCCTGGGTTTGGGAAAGTATGCTATCCACTTTCAAGCTGAGGAG ATAGACATGGCAGCATTGAAGCAAATGGGGGACTGTGACCTGAAGGAGTTGGGGATACCTATG GGACCGAGGAAGAAGATTCTCCTAGCTATGCTTCCCCAAAATAAAAGAGCAATGATGCAGGTGGTAGGAAGGTAG
- the LOC104086085 gene encoding zinc finger AN1 domain-containing stress-associated protein 12, with translation MGGGTEAFPDLGSHCQHFDCRQLDFLPFTCDACQKVFCVEHRSCKSHECPKSDINSRKVLVCEICSMSIETTGCQGEDDKAILQKHEKSGDCDPKKKKKPTCPVKRCKEIMTFSNTSTCKSCRIQVCLKHRFPADHACKRNSSLSQPSVNNKFLIALAARSGNDCGNKNRTSTSRPTTPSVKAC, from the exons ATGGGAGGAGGAACAGAAGCTTTTCCAGATTTAGGAAGCCATTGCCAACATTTTGATTGCCGTCAGCTCGATTTTCTCCCCTTTACCTGCGATGCCTGTCAAAAG GTATTTTGTGTAGAGCACAGATCATGCAAGTCTCATGAATGCCCAAAATCCGATATTAACAGCCGAAAAGTTTTGGTTTGCGAAATCTGTTCCATGTCTATTGAAACCACCGGCTGCCAAGGTGAAGATGATAAAGCGATATTGCAAAAACACGAGAAATCTGGGGATTGTGAtcccaagaagaagaagaagcctaCCTGTCCTGTGAAGAGATGCAAGGAGATTATGACATTCTCAAACACCAGCACTTGCAAGAGTTGCAGGATTCAAGTTTGCCTCAAGCATCGGTTTCCTGCTGATCACGCCTGCAAACGGAATTCTTCATTATCCCAGCCGTCAGTTAATAACAAGTTTTTGATTGCTCTGGCTGCAAGGAGTGGGAATGATTGTGGGAATAAAAACCGCACATCAACTTCACGCCCCACCACACCTTCTGTTAAAGCTTGTTGA
- the LOC104086086 gene encoding uncharacterized protein, translating into MITKFFKAIRTPQSSGSGSSPPTPSSSPCPIIHDNINPSAVSNKEKMLNLNLEPDPAERNFPKRDFGGFMRQFNLEWFNTSYSGWLEYSVKVDAAFCLCCYLFKNEHGGHEKVGDSFTKNGFRAWNKATERLNAHIGEVNSLHNRCFMMMRDLINQEQSILTSFDKQSEKIKSDYRVRLNASIDVAKFLLKQGMSFRGHDEGETSIKRGNFVELLQWYADRDDEVKKVVLQSAPQNNMMIAPNIQKEIVNACAKEIIKAIVEDLNGEYFGILVDESKDVSHKEQMALVLRYVNKEGKLIERFLSIVHIKKTTSSSLQKAIYDLLLEHSLSPSQIRGQGYDGASNMQGEINAVAKKYYDANQFFDIVANVLNIVGSSFKRRNMLREDQAKKLEELQVLGEVHTGSGLNQELRLQRPAITNDLNIALQRKDHDIVNAMKLVGFAKRQLQVMRESKWESLIDDASSFCSKHDIVIPEMDKNYHLGKSKRRSSSVTYSHHLRVEVFNTVIDLKLSELNSRFDAVNSNLLLGMASLSPDNYFANYDKYRIMKLATLYPHEFSGSKLEDLSYELDNYILFVKEDNDFSNLKGLGDLSETLVE; encoded by the exons ATGATCACAAAATTTTTCAAGGCTATTCGAACTCCTCAAAGTTCTGGTTCTGGTTCTAGTCCTCCTACACCGAGTTCTTCTCCATGTCCAATTATTCATGACAATATTAATCCTTCGGCGGTATCAAACAAAGAGAAAATGTTGAATTTGAATCTTGAACCTGATCCCGCAGAAAGAAA TTTTCCAAAAAGAGATTTTGGTGGATTTATGCGTCAATTTAATCTTGAATGGTTTAACACTTCATACTCTGGATGGTTAGAATATAGTGTTAAAGTTGATGCAGCATTTTGCTTATGTTGTTACTTGTTTAAAAATGAGCATGGAGGACATGAAAAAGTTGGGGATTCTTTCACAAAGAATGGTTTTAGAGCTTGGAATAAAGCTACAGAAAGGCTTAACGCACATATTGGAGAGGTGAATAGTCTTCACAATAGATGTTTTATGATGATGAGAGATTTAATTAATCAAGAGCAATCAATTCTAACCTCTTTTGACAAGCAGTCTGAAAAAATTAAAAGTGATTATCGAGTTCGGTTGAATGCTTCGATTGATGTggcaaaatttcttttaaaacaAGGAATGTCTTTCCGGGGCCACGATGAAGGTGAAACTTCTATTAAAAGAGGAAACTTTGTAGAACTCTTACAATGGTATGCAGATAGGGATGATGAAGTGAAAAAAGTTGTGCTACAAAGTGCTCCACAAAATAACATGATGATTGCTCCAAATATCCAAAAAGAGATCGTGAATGCTTGTGCGAAAGAAATAATTAAAGCAATAGTTGAAGATTTAAATGGAGAAtattttggaattttggttgatgAATCTAAGGACGTCTCTCATAAGGAACAAATGGCTCTTGTTCTGCGGTATGTCAACAAAGAGGGAAAACTTATTGAGCGATTCCTTAGTATTGTTCATATTAAAAAAACAACTTCATCGTCATTACAAAAAGCAATCTATGATTTGCTTTTAGAGCACTCATTGAGTCCATCTCAAATACGGGGACAAGGTTATGATGGAGCTAGTAACATGCAAGGAGAAATCAATG CCGTTGCAAAAAAATATTATGATGCAAATCAATTTTTTGATATTGTTGCTAATGTCTTGAATATTGTTGGAAGTTCTTTTAAGCGTAGGAATATGCTACGAGAGGATCAGGCAAAAAAACTAGAGGAGCTACAAGTGCTTGGTGAAGTTCATACAGGAAGTGGACTAAATCAAGAACTTCGACTCCAAAGGCCAG CAATCACAAATGATTTGAATATAGCTTTGCAAAGAAAAGATCATGATATTGTAAATGCTATGAAGCTTGTTGGTTTCGCCAAAAGGCAATTGCAAGTGATGAGAGAATCTAAATGGGAATCATTGATAGATGACGCCTCTTCATTTTGTTCCAAGCATGATATTGTGATCCCTGAAATGGATAAGAACTATCATCTTGGAAAGTCAAAGCGTAGGAGTTCAAGTGTTACATATTCTCATCATTTGCGTGTCGAAGTTTTTAATACTGTTATTGATTTGAAACTTTCGGAGCTTAACAGTCGTTTTGATGCGGTGAATAGTAATCTACTTCTTGGTATGGCTAGTTTGAGTCCGGATAATTATTTTGCAAATTATGATAAATACAGAATTATGAAACTTGCTACACTTTATCCTCATGAGTTTAGTGGTTCAAAGCTTGAAGATCTCAGTTACGAGCTTGACAACTATATTCTCTTTGTGAAAGAAGATAATGATTTCTCTAACTTGAAAGGACTTGGAGATCTTTCAGAAACATTAGTTGAATGA
- the LOC104095488 gene encoding U-box domain-containing protein 40, whose protein sequence is MGTSKQRWRISFHKSPSKQPSFPKEFICPISGSLMADPVIVSSGHTFERHCVHACKSLSFTPILPDGSIPDFSTIIPNLALKSTILNFCRSSLLDPPKPINFLTAENLVSSLMHTQKAQNLSSLRNRVLSHISTSSEESVTPRSGPTRPSCYSSSSASDVDTLNTNSYEEDELVGKLKSSQVSEQEEAVSYFRKLTRTREETRVQFCTPRVLSALRVLITSRYASIQVNSVAALVNLSLENRNKVKIVRSGIVPPLIDVLKGGFQESQEHAAGAVFSLALDDQNKTALGVLGALPPLLHALRSESERTRHDSALALYHLSLVQSNRAKLVKLGAVQALLGMVKTGHMTGRVMLILCNLAASSEGRAAMLDGGAVECFVSMLRKGEFDSESSRENCIAALYGLSHGGLRFKGLSKEAAAEELLMQVEEMGSVRAKDKARKILEVLRQKDEEEEEVDWEKLLNSDDDISQLRISTSSS, encoded by the coding sequence ATGGGTACTAGCAAGCAGAGGTGGAGGATTTCATTTCACAAGTCTCCATCAAAGCAACCATCTTTTCCTAAAGAATTTATCTGTCCAATTTCTGGTTCTCTAATGGCTGATCCTGTAATTGTCTCTTCTGGCCATACATTTGAACGCCACTGTGTTCATGCCTGCAAATCACTTTCTTTTACACCTATTCTTCCAGATGGTTCTATCCCTGATTTCTCCACTATTATTCCAAACTTGGCTCTCAAATCCACTATCCTCAACTTTTGTCGTTCTTCTCTTCTTGACCCTCCAAAACCCATCAATTTCCTCACTGCTGAAAACCTCGTTTCTTCATTAATGCACACCCAAAAGGCACAAAACCTCAGTAGTTTAAGAAATCGAGTACTGAGTCATATCTCAACGAGTTCAGAGGAATCTGTGACTCCAAGAAGTGGGCCCACACGTCCCTCTTGTTACTCTTCATCTTCAGCCTCTGACGTGGACACCCTGAACACTAATTCTTATGAAGAAGATGAACTTGTTGGTAAATTAAAAAGCTCCCAAGTTTCTGAACAAGAGGAAGCTGTAAGCTATTTTAGGAAGTTGACCCGAACCCGAGAAGAAACCCGGGTCCAGTTCTGCACCCCTCGTGTATTATCAGCTCTACGTGTACTTATTACATCAAGGTATGCTTCAATACAAGTTAATTCAGTAGCTGCATTGGTGAACTTGTCATTAGAGAATAGAAATAAAGTGAAAATTGTACGTTCTGGAATTGTTCCGCCTTTAATTGATGTGTTAAAAGGGGGTTTTCAAGAATCACAGGAACATGCTGCGGGTGCAGTTTTTAGTTTAGCATTAGATGATCAGAACAAGACTGCACTTGGGGTGCTAGGAGCACTGCCTCCGCTTCTTCATGCCCTTCGCTCCGAATCGGAACGAACTAGGCATGATTCAGCTTTGGCTCTGTATCATCTTTCTTTGGTTCAGAGTAACAGGGCTAAGTTGGTGAAACTCGGGGCGGTTCAGGCATTGCTTGGAATGGTTAAAACGGGTCATATGACGGGTCGGGTCATGTTGATACTTTGTAACCTGGCTGCGAGTTCTGAAGGGAGAGCAGCAATGCTTGATGGGGGTGCAGTGGAATGTTTTGTTAGTATGTTGAGAAAGGGAGAGTTTGATTCGGAGTCGAGTCGTGAGAATTGTATTGCTGCATTATATGGACTTAGTCATGGTGGGTTAAGGTTTAAAGGGTTGTCAAAGGAGGCTGCTGCAGAGGAGTTGCTGATGCAAGTTGAGGAAATGGGAAGCGTACGGGCTAAGGATAAGGCTAGAAAGATATTGGAGGTGTTGAGGCAGAAGGATGAAGAGGAGGAGGAAGTTGATTGGGAGAAGTTGCTTAATTCGGATGATGATATCAGTCAATTACGGATAAGTACAAGTTCTTCATAG